The following proteins are co-located in the Apis mellifera strain DH4 linkage group LG9, Amel_HAv3.1, whole genome shotgun sequence genome:
- the LOC724315 gene encoding forkhead box protein D3 has protein sequence MEPRGMMMSNLSCDGCADSDRDSDSSSMIVDPVSLDKNDLSPSQSSSSPIIPSSPVPPTTTSSRNRGGNRGKKSYSMMSSSGNGQQKGNGSGQAPSSYGNDKMSSSLIKPPYSYIALITMAILQSPQKKLTLSGICEFIMSRFPYYHDKFPAWQNSIRHNLSLNDCFIKIPREPGNPGKGNYWTLDPLAEDMFDNGSFLRRRKRYKRPPPHYVLRDRAIMATFAICGGDRGPCPGGGGGHPGALAYPSAAYLSPPPGLPLLDFSPSTLEALKLGGFLEPPPPLYKPVPITAPPIRQIDPAPTRTTAIPSGHPPAEKKRNFSIDALIGKQAANDQNCGGLLDLSPSEHREIRSQASAFSPLV, from the coding sequence ATGGAACCGCGTGGGATGATGATGTCGAACCTGTCGTGCGACGGGTGCGCGGACAGCGACCGAGATTCCGACAGCAGCAGCATGATCGTGGACCCGGTGAGTTTGGACAAGAACGACCTGTCGCCGTCCCAGTCGTCGTCCAGCCCCATAATACCAAGCTCGCCCGTCCCGCCGACCACCACGTCCTCCCGTAACCGCGGAGGGAACCGCGGCAAGAAGAGCTACTCGATGATGTCGAGTAGCGGGAACGGGCAGCAAAAGGGGAACGGGTCCGGCCAGGCTCCGTCCTCGTACGGGAACGACAAGATGTCCTCGTCCCTGATCAAACCCCCTTACTCCTACATAGCCCTCATCACCATGGCTATCCTCCAATCGCCCCAGAAGAAGTTGACGTTGAGCGGGATATGCGAGTTCATCATGTCCCGATTCCCCTACTACCACGACAAGTTCCCCGCATGGCAGAACTCGATCAGACACAACTTGTCGTTGAACGACTGCTTCATCAAGATACCGAGGGAACCTGGTAACCCGGGCAAGGGCAATTACTGGACGCTGGACCCGTTGGCCGAGGACATGTTCGACAACGGGAGCTTCCTTCGCCGGAGGAAGAGGTACAAGAGGCCCCCGCCGCACTACGTGCTGCGGGACAGGGCGATCATGGCCACGTTCGCCATCTGCGGGGGGGACCGGGGGCCTTGTCCGGGCGGTGGTGGCGGTCATCCCGGGGCGCTCGCCTATCCAAGCGCCGCGTACCTGTCCCCGCCGCCCGGCCTCCCCCTGCTCGACTTCTCGCCCTCGACCTTGGAGGCACTGAAGCTGGGCGGGTTCCTGGAGCCGCCGCCACCGTTGTACAAACCCGTGCCGATCACCGCGCCCCCGATCAGGCAGATCGATCCCGCGCCGACGAGGACCACCGCGATACCGAGCGGACATCCGCCGgccgagaagaagaggaactTCAGCATCGACGCTCTGATTGGCAAACAGGCGGCCAACGATCAGAACTGCGGCGGCTTGCTGGATCTGAGCCCGTCCGAGCACAGGGAGATCAGGAGCCAGGCGTCCGCTTTCTCGCCTCTGGTTTAG